One window of Streptomyces sp. FIT100 genomic DNA carries:
- a CDS encoding YcnI family protein: MNNFSRLAAAGVVAASSVLLLSGTAFAHVSVQPQGEAAKGGYATVNFKVPNERDNASTVKLEVTVPAEHPLSSVMPQPVPGWKAEVTKTKLAKPLTVHGKQITEAVSKITWTADGGKIAPGQFQQFPVSLGQLPENADQLVFKALQTYDNKEVVRWIEEPKEGAAEPEHPAPVLTLSEATGDHHGGGASDAKSEDAAKAKGGEAEHGDDHTAEAAAEAGSTGAAAHADATDTTARVLGVLGIVAGAAGVAFGVLAGRRRSA, from the coding sequence ATGAACAACTTCTCTCGTCTCGCCGCCGCGGGCGTCGTCGCCGCCTCCTCCGTGCTGCTCCTCTCGGGCACCGCCTTCGCGCACGTCAGCGTGCAGCCGCAGGGCGAGGCCGCCAAGGGCGGCTACGCCACGGTCAACTTCAAGGTCCCCAACGAGCGCGACAACGCCTCGACGGTGAAGCTCGAGGTCACGGTCCCCGCCGAGCACCCGCTCTCCTCCGTGATGCCGCAGCCCGTCCCGGGCTGGAAGGCCGAGGTCACCAAGACCAAGCTGGCCAAGCCGCTCACGGTGCACGGCAAGCAGATCACCGAGGCCGTCTCCAAGATCACCTGGACCGCGGACGGCGGCAAGATCGCTCCGGGCCAGTTCCAGCAGTTCCCCGTCTCGCTCGGGCAGCTGCCCGAGAACGCCGACCAGCTCGTCTTCAAGGCCCTCCAGACGTACGACAACAAGGAGGTCGTGCGCTGGATCGAGGAGCCGAAGGAGGGTGCGGCCGAGCCGGAGCACCCGGCGCCCGTCCTCACCCTCTCCGAGGCGACAGGTGACCACCACGGCGGCGGCGCCAGCGACGCCAAGAGCGAGGACGCGGCGAAGGCCAAGGGCGGCGAGGCCGAGCACGGCGACGACCACACCGCCGAGGCCGCGGCCGAGGCCGGCAGCACCGGGGCCGCGGCCCACGCCGACGCCACCGACACCACCGCCCGCGTCCTGGGCGTCCTGGGCATCGTCGCGGGTGCCGCCGGAGTCGCGTTCGGCGTCCTGGCCGGCCGCCGCCGCTCCGCCTGA
- a CDS encoding SCO family protein: MTIDKTDERPRPSRRAPLIAVAAAGAALAVVAGFALTQGDDSTGSATGGAVADVSTQPRTGAATVLDRPFEKPDLVLTDTKGRTYDLREQTKGKPTLIYFGYTHCPDVCPLTMSNIAIAKKQLPKADQDKLQVVFVTTDPERDTPAELGKWLPAAGDPSFVGLTGDFATIQAGARRIGIGIDPATKDANGKVVSMHGAQVVAFSPTTDQGYVLYGESTTMEDYAKDLPKLIKGENP, from the coding sequence ATGACCATCGACAAGACCGACGAACGGCCCCGCCCGTCGCGGCGCGCCCCGCTCATCGCGGTGGCCGCCGCCGGGGCGGCGCTGGCCGTCGTTGCAGGCTTCGCCCTCACCCAGGGCGACGACAGCACCGGATCCGCGACGGGCGGCGCCGTCGCCGACGTCTCCACCCAGCCCAGGACCGGGGCGGCGACCGTCCTGGACCGCCCCTTCGAGAAGCCCGACCTCGTCCTGACGGACACCAAGGGCCGGACGTACGACCTCCGCGAGCAGACCAAGGGCAAGCCGACGCTGATCTACTTCGGCTACACACACTGCCCGGACGTCTGCCCGCTGACGATGAGCAACATCGCCATCGCCAAGAAGCAGCTCCCCAAGGCCGACCAGGACAAGCTCCAGGTCGTCTTCGTCACCACCGACCCCGAGCGGGACACCCCCGCCGAGCTCGGCAAGTGGCTGCCCGCCGCGGGCGATCCGTCCTTCGTCGGCCTCACCGGCGATTTCGCGACCATCCAGGCGGGCGCCCGCCGGATCGGCATCGGCATCGACCCCGCGACGAAGGACGCCAACGGCAAGGTCGTCTCCATGCACGGCGCCCAGGTGGTCGCCTTCTCCCCCACGACCGACCAGGGCTACGTCCTGTACGGGGAGAGCACGACCATGGAGGACTACGCGAAGGACCTGCCGAAGCTCATCAAGGGGGAGAACCCGTGA
- a CDS encoding copper chaperone PCu(A)C, with amino-acid sequence MALTAGLTLVGCSSGSEGPELTVSGAFMPQPVGDMAGGFLTVSNKGDAADKLTSVTSPLSDDVQIHETKDQKMRQVTSFDIPAHGELALERGGNHIMFMEIKQQPKVGQQVTVELHFEKADPITVELPVKDRTYNPQHH; translated from the coding sequence ATGGCCCTGACCGCGGGCCTGACGCTGGTGGGCTGCTCGTCCGGGAGCGAAGGGCCCGAACTCACGGTCAGCGGTGCGTTCATGCCGCAGCCCGTGGGCGACATGGCGGGCGGCTTCCTCACCGTCAGCAACAAGGGCGACGCGGCGGACAAGCTCACCTCCGTCACGAGCCCTCTCTCGGACGACGTCCAGATCCACGAGACCAAGGACCAGAAGATGCGGCAGGTGACGTCCTTCGACATACCCGCCCATGGAGAGCTGGCCCTGGAACGCGGTGGCAACCACATCATGTTCATGGAGATCAAGCAGCAGCCGAAGGTCGGCCAGCAGGTCACCGTGGAGCTGCACTTCGAGAAGGCCGACCCCATCACGGTCGAACTGCCGGTGAAGGACCGCACCTACAACCCGCAGCACCACTGA